The following coding sequences are from one Ancylobacter sp. TS-1 window:
- a CDS encoding GH36-type glycosyl hydrolase domain-containing protein, with amino-acid sequence MNPIADLRRHCGSKLSAWRGRAWRGSVWDDASPIREEMFGAERLEQHARSLATAQPIAPRPRAVPALHARLESNAGVLLAAYRATATDAEAGRPVVPAAEWLLDNYHLVEEQVREIRDDLPPGYYRQLPKLAEGPFAGYPRVLGLAWAYVAHTDSHFDPEMLRRFIAAYQQVEPLTIGELWAVAITLRIVLIENLRRLADQISDGRRSRREADLLADRLLASGEARAALDADILNRSPEPLNEVFAAQLVKRLRDQDPRSTPALGWIEARLDAQHVSVDDVVQHAQQRLGASNVTVRNVITSMRLISDIDWAELFESVSLVDARLRAGSAFAAMDFPTRNLYRSAIEQLARGALASELDIAGLALEAAAAAPAAAPQGAPQEALPAPGSDPGYYLIGAGRSAFERTIQFRPPARLRLGRLSIRLGIGGYIGAILAVTLGLIALALWALVGAGLSGGWLGLFALAFFFPVSAAATALVNRGVAWMFGATSLPGLELADGVPASLRTLIAVPTLLTSEADLLAQIEGLEIHFLSGASGDFTFALLSDGIDAESEVMPGDARLLELAIEGVDLLNRRHGPGPGGDRFLLLHRHRRFNPGEGTWMGWERKRGKLHELNRLLRGADDTSFMTLAGRAPWVPANVRYVITLDVDTRLPRDAALRLVGKMAHPLNRPRFDAAAQRVVGGYGILQPRVTPSLPIGREGSFYQRIISGGGGMDPYAAAVSDVYQDLFGEGSYTGKGIYDIDAFEAALAGRIPDNTLLSHDLLEGVFARAGLASDVEVVEEFPSRYDVVAKREHRWMRGDWQLLPWMFGAGAGRRGLTPVGRGKMLDNLRRSTLAPLTLLVLCVCWLFPLPAALVGTGLVIATLAVPNLLPILSGLLPRRPDIRLRSHLSQLLADIRLATAQTWLSLIFLPDQAWRAGDAAIRTLLRLCVTRRHLLAWTSAATSSTAPRLGGLGFYRQMAGSTALALALAAGALALAPLSWSLVLPFALLWLAAPAIAQAVSRSPKVPPRLKLGEAPARELRLIARRTWRFFETFVTPADNMLPPDNFQEVPKPVIAHRTSPTNIGLYLLSAVAARDFGWAGTLETIERLEATFATLKKLPRFRGHFFNWYGTQDLAPLPPDYVSSVDSGNLAGHLIALANACEEWADAPVGANARQGLADTLALARGALAELPTMGSSHAVHLTDALDAIGAEMNSVQTLEMTAPVLKRLTDKAGRIAQEVIPGTGGNSSTDFMFWIEALGRAVGGHQRDHLQFVAAPEVLRNRLIALADTARSMAMEMDFAFLLDPERKLLSIGYSLTENGLDPSCYDLLASEARLASLFAIAKGDAPTRHWFRLGRLSTPLGTGSALISWSGSMFEYLMPSLVMRAPAGSVLEQTNGLVVERQRSYAAALGIPWGMSESAYNARDIEFTYQYGNFGVPGLGLKRGLSENSVIAPYATGLATMVDADSARQNFARLAALGAKGRYGFYEALDFTRSRVPENQVAAIVRSFMAHHQGMTIVAIANTLLDGEMRARFHREPMIRATELLLQERSPRDVVVARPRAEEVRAAALDARGDAVTVRRLSAPTAGAPVTHLLSNGGYAVMMTAKGGGYSRWRDIAVTRWREDATRDDWGSFIFLRDLKSGATWSATTQPVAGEAGEGEVVFGEDHAEFIRRDPGFTTAMDVIVSGEHNGEVRRVCLTNSGRRSREIELTSYAELVLATPAVDAAHPAFAKMFVVTEHLPEFGALIATRRLRAPGEPQIWAAHFAVVEGELAADPQYETARAAFIGRGRSIGMAGAMAEGRPLSNTVGTVLDPIFSLRQSVRIAPGKIARVAFWTMVASTREELLDLIDTHHDRNAFDRARTLAWTQAQVQLRHIAVGLEEAADFQRLAAPLLYADRRFRSSSDVILRGAGPQSGLWQHAISGDLPIVLLRIDDIEDIAQVRQLLRAREYWRMKRLAVDLVIINERASSYVQDLQIAIETAVRTSASRPLLGEEPAMGSVHVLRADLMSVESRALLHSVARVVLLARRGGLAEQLARVNRLPEPSAPRAPARPQPTMQPHMPAPAPPALEFFNGLGGFDKDGREYVTVLGRERTTPAPWINVVANAGFGFQISAEGSGYSWAQNSRENQLTQWSNDAVVDPTGEAIYVRDEVSGELWSPTAQPIRDGGTYVARHGFGYSRFTHEANGIGLDLLHFVPLDDPIKISRLTLTNLSGRPRRLSVTTYAEWVLGTARGASAPFIATERDGETGALLARNPWSSSFASRVTFADLGGRQSAWTADRTEFLGRNGGLDAPRALTGGAPLSGAAGAGLDPCAALQTVVELGIGESVDVVAFLGQCASLAETRALIARYRQTDLDAVLATVTAHWDAVLGTVQVKTPDRAMDIMLNGWLLYQTLACRITARSAFYQASGAYGFRDQLQDGMALTLALPDETRGHILRAAGRQFVEGDVQHWWLPQSGQGVRTRISDDVVWLAYATATYIGTTGDAAILDESVPYLDGPPLAPGEHDHFFQPMPADETGPLFEHCARGLDLALARTGPLGLPLMGTGDWNDGMNRVGEGGQGESVWLGWLLIRTIEMFAPLAESRDPESARRWRAHAASVRRAIERSAWGGDWYRRATFDDGTWLGSKDSGECCIDSIAQSWAVLSGAADSLRAATAMASLERHLICTDRMIAPLFAPPFEKTPHDPGYIKGYPPGLRENGGQYSHAAMWAVLAFARLGEGDKAHALFALLNPINHARTPEETERYKTEPYVVAADVYSVAPHAGRGGWSWYTGSAGWMHRAGVEGLLGIRRQGDVLIVEPTLPASWPGFEATVTLGETICRVEVRAIGEAEEGASRWGLDAAGPVTPGGSARIPLDGRPHALHMRLRRR; translated from the coding sequence ATGAATCCGATCGCCGATCTCCGCCGCCACTGCGGTAGCAAGCTCTCCGCGTGGAGGGGCCGCGCGTGGCGGGGTTCCGTATGGGACGACGCCTCGCCGATCCGCGAGGAAATGTTCGGCGCCGAGCGGCTGGAACAGCATGCACGAAGCCTGGCGACGGCCCAACCCATCGCCCCCCGGCCGCGTGCCGTTCCGGCCCTGCATGCCCGGCTGGAAAGCAATGCCGGCGTGCTGCTCGCGGCCTATCGGGCAACCGCCACCGACGCGGAAGCCGGGCGCCCGGTGGTGCCCGCCGCCGAATGGCTGCTCGACAATTATCATCTCGTCGAGGAACAGGTCCGCGAGATTCGCGACGACCTTCCGCCCGGCTATTACCGGCAGTTGCCGAAGCTCGCCGAGGGGCCGTTCGCCGGCTATCCCCGGGTGCTTGGCCTCGCCTGGGCCTATGTCGCCCACACCGACAGCCATTTCGATCCGGAGATGCTGCGCCGTTTCATTGCGGCCTATCAGCAGGTCGAGCCGCTGACGATCGGCGAGCTATGGGCGGTGGCGATCACGCTGCGGATCGTGCTGATCGAGAATCTGCGCCGGCTGGCCGATCAGATCAGCGATGGGCGCCGGTCACGCCGGGAGGCGGACCTGCTGGCCGATCGGCTGCTCGCTTCGGGAGAGGCCCGCGCCGCGCTCGATGCGGACATATTGAACCGCTCGCCCGAGCCTCTGAACGAAGTGTTCGCGGCGCAACTGGTCAAGCGGCTGCGCGACCAGGACCCCCGGAGCACGCCGGCGCTTGGCTGGATCGAGGCGCGCCTCGACGCCCAGCACGTCTCGGTCGACGACGTGGTGCAGCACGCCCAGCAACGGCTGGGTGCCTCCAATGTCACCGTGCGCAACGTCATCACCAGCATGCGGCTGATCTCGGACATCGACTGGGCCGAGCTGTTTGAAAGCGTCAGCCTGGTCGATGCCCGTCTGCGGGCGGGCAGTGCCTTCGCGGCGATGGATTTCCCCACCCGCAACCTCTATCGCAGCGCGATCGAGCAGCTCGCGCGCGGGGCCCTGGCGTCGGAACTCGATATTGCCGGCCTCGCGCTGGAGGCGGCCGCGGCGGCGCCGGCCGCCGCACCGCAGGGGGCGCCGCAGGAGGCGCTGCCCGCACCGGGCAGCGATCCCGGCTATTATCTCATTGGCGCGGGGCGCAGCGCGTTCGAGCGGACCATCCAGTTCCGCCCGCCGGCCCGGCTCCGGCTCGGCCGTCTCAGCATCCGGCTCGGCATTGGCGGGTATATCGGCGCGATTCTCGCCGTCACCCTGGGCTTGATCGCGCTGGCGCTCTGGGCGCTCGTTGGTGCCGGCCTTTCCGGCGGTTGGCTTGGTCTGTTCGCCCTTGCCTTCTTCTTTCCGGTGAGCGCGGCGGCGACCGCACTGGTCAATCGCGGCGTCGCCTGGATGTTCGGGGCCACCAGCCTGCCGGGGCTCGAACTGGCGGACGGCGTTCCCGCCTCGCTGCGCACGCTCATCGCGGTGCCGACCCTGCTGACCAGCGAGGCCGATCTGCTCGCACAGATCGAGGGGCTGGAGATCCACTTTCTCTCCGGTGCCAGCGGGGACTTCACCTTTGCGCTCCTGTCCGATGGCATTGATGCCGAGAGCGAGGTCATGCCGGGCGACGCCCGGCTGCTGGAACTCGCCATCGAGGGGGTGGACCTGCTGAATCGGCGCCACGGACCCGGCCCGGGAGGCGACCGCTTCCTGCTTCTGCACCGCCATCGCCGGTTCAACCCGGGCGAAGGCACATGGATGGGATGGGAGCGCAAGCGCGGCAAGCTGCACGAACTCAACCGCCTGCTGCGCGGTGCAGACGACACTTCCTTCATGACACTGGCCGGACGGGCGCCCTGGGTGCCGGCGAATGTCCGCTATGTGATCACGCTCGATGTCGACACGCGGCTCCCGCGCGACGCCGCTTTGCGGCTGGTCGGCAAGATGGCGCATCCGCTGAACCGGCCCAGATTCGACGCGGCCGCGCAGCGCGTGGTCGGTGGCTATGGCATTCTCCAGCCGCGCGTCACCCCCTCGCTGCCGATCGGCCGCGAGGGCTCGTTCTACCAGCGGATCATCTCCGGCGGCGGCGGCATGGACCCCTATGCGGCGGCGGTGTCCGACGTCTATCAGGACCTGTTCGGCGAAGGCTCCTACACTGGCAAGGGCATCTACGACATCGACGCCTTCGAGGCGGCGCTGGCCGGGCGCATCCCCGACAATACCCTGCTCAGTCACGATCTTCTCGAGGGCGTGTTCGCCCGCGCCGGCCTTGCCTCGGATGTCGAGGTGGTGGAGGAATTCCCCTCGCGCTACGACGTCGTCGCCAAGCGCGAACATCGCTGGATGCGTGGCGACTGGCAGCTGCTGCCATGGATGTTCGGCGCGGGTGCGGGACGGCGTGGGCTCACGCCGGTCGGGCGCGGCAAGATGCTGGACAATCTGCGCCGCTCCACGCTGGCTCCGCTGACCCTGCTCGTCCTGTGCGTGTGCTGGCTGTTCCCACTGCCGGCGGCGCTGGTCGGTACGGGGCTGGTCATCGCCACACTCGCGGTTCCAAACCTGCTGCCGATCCTATCCGGGCTGCTTCCGCGTCGTCCCGACATCCGCCTGCGCAGCCACCTCTCGCAGTTGTTAGCCGACATACGGCTCGCCACCGCCCAGACATGGCTTTCGCTGATCTTCCTTCCCGACCAGGCGTGGCGCGCGGGGGATGCCGCCATCCGCACGCTGCTGCGGCTTTGCGTGACGCGCCGTCATCTTCTGGCATGGACGTCGGCGGCGACCTCCTCGACCGCGCCGCGACTGGGCGGCCTCGGCTTCTACCGGCAGATGGCGGGCAGTACCGCGCTCGCCCTCGCCCTTGCCGCCGGGGCGCTGGCGTTGGCGCCGCTGTCCTGGTCGCTCGTCCTGCCCTTCGCCCTGCTCTGGCTCGCCGCGCCCGCCATCGCGCAGGCGGTGAGCCGTTCGCCGAAGGTGCCGCCGCGCCTGAAGCTGGGCGAGGCGCCTGCGCGGGAGTTGCGCCTGATCGCGCGGCGCACCTGGCGTTTCTTCGAGACCTTCGTCACGCCGGCCGACAACATGCTGCCGCCGGACAATTTCCAGGAAGTGCCGAAGCCCGTCATCGCGCACCGGACCTCGCCGACCAATATCGGCCTCTATCTGCTCTCGGCGGTGGCCGCTCGTGACTTCGGCTGGGCCGGCACGCTTGAGACCATCGAGCGGCTGGAGGCGACGTTCGCGACACTGAAGAAGCTGCCCCGCTTCCGTGGGCATTTCTTCAACTGGTACGGCACGCAGGACCTCGCGCCGCTGCCGCCCGACTATGTGTCGTCGGTGGATAGCGGCAATCTCGCCGGTCATCTCATCGCGCTGGCCAATGCCTGCGAGGAGTGGGCGGACGCTCCCGTCGGCGCCAACGCTCGCCAGGGCTTGGCCGACACCCTTGCTTTGGCACGTGGTGCCCTTGCGGAACTACCCACCATGGGCAGTTCGCACGCTGTTCATCTGACCGACGCGCTGGACGCGATCGGCGCCGAGATGAACAGCGTGCAGACGCTGGAGATGACGGCGCCGGTGCTGAAGCGGCTCACCGACAAGGCCGGCAGGATCGCGCAGGAGGTCATCCCCGGGACCGGCGGCAACAGCTCGACCGACTTCATGTTCTGGATCGAGGCGCTCGGCCGGGCGGTGGGCGGACATCAGCGCGACCACCTCCAGTTCGTGGCTGCACCTGAGGTTCTGAGGAATCGGCTGATCGCGCTCGCCGACACGGCGCGCTCCATGGCGATGGAGATGGACTTCGCCTTCCTGCTCGATCCCGAGCGAAAGCTGCTGTCGATCGGCTATTCCCTCACCGAGAACGGGCTCGATCCCAGCTGCTACGATCTGCTGGCCTCCGAGGCCCGCCTCGCCAGCCTGTTCGCCATCGCCAAGGGCGACGCGCCGACCCGCCACTGGTTCCGCCTCGGCCGTCTCTCGACGCCGCTCGGCACGGGTTCGGCGCTGATCTCCTGGTCGGGCTCGATGTTCGAATATCTCATGCCCTCGCTGGTGATGCGGGCCCCGGCCGGCAGCGTGCTCGAGCAGACCAACGGCCTCGTGGTCGAGCGCCAGCGCTCCTATGCGGCGGCGTTGGGCATTCCGTGGGGCATGTCGGAATCCGCCTACAATGCGCGCGATATCGAGTTCACCTATCAGTACGGAAATTTCGGCGTTCCCGGCCTCGGCCTCAAGCGTGGCCTGTCGGAAAACAGTGTGATCGCCCCCTATGCGACCGGTCTTGCCACAATGGTGGATGCGGATAGTGCGCGGCAGAACTTCGCCCGCCTCGCCGCGCTCGGCGCAAAAGGCCGCTACGGCTTCTATGAGGCCCTGGATTTCACGCGCTCGCGGGTGCCGGAAAACCAGGTGGCCGCTATCGTCCGCAGCTTCATGGCGCATCATCAGGGCATGACCATCGTCGCCATCGCCAACACGCTGCTGGACGGCGAGATGCGCGCGCGATTCCATCGCGAGCCGATGATCCGGGCCACCGAGCTGCTGCTGCAGGAGCGCTCGCCACGCGATGTCGTGGTTGCGCGGCCTCGGGCCGAGGAAGTGCGCGCCGCCGCCCTCGACGCGCGCGGCGACGCGGTTACGGTGCGCCGCCTCAGCGCCCCGACCGCCGGTGCGCCGGTCACGCATCTGCTCTCCAATGGCGGCTATGCGGTGATGATGACGGCCAAAGGCGGCGGCTACAGCCGCTGGCGCGACATCGCGGTCACTCGCTGGCGCGAGGATGCCACACGCGACGACTGGGGCTCCTTCATCTTTCTTCGCGACCTGAAGAGCGGCGCCACCTGGTCGGCCACCACCCAGCCGGTGGCGGGCGAGGCGGGTGAGGGCGAGGTTGTGTTCGGCGAGGACCATGCCGAGTTCATTCGTCGTGATCCGGGTTTCACCACCGCGATGGATGTCATCGTTTCGGGCGAGCACAATGGCGAGGTGCGGCGCGTGTGCCTGACGAACAGCGGGCGGCGGTCGCGCGAGATCGAACTTACCTCCTATGCCGAGCTGGTCCTCGCCACGCCGGCCGTCGACGCGGCGCATCCGGCCTTCGCCAAGATGTTCGTGGTGACCGAGCATCTGCCCGAATTCGGCGCCCTCATCGCCACGCGGCGGCTTCGCGCGCCCGGCGAGCCGCAGATATGGGCGGCGCATTTTGCCGTCGTGGAGGGCGAACTGGCCGCCGATCCCCAGTATGAGACCGCCCGCGCGGCCTTCATCGGCCGTGGGCGCAGCATCGGCATGGCCGGGGCGATGGCGGAAGGTCGGCCATTGTCGAACACTGTGGGCACGGTGCTGGACCCGATCTTCTCGCTGCGCCAGAGCGTGCGCATCGCGCCGGGGAAGATCGCCCGCGTCGCCTTCTGGACCATGGTCGCCTCGACGCGGGAGGAACTGCTCGACCTCATCGACACCCATCACGACCGAAATGCCTTCGATCGCGCCCGGACGCTGGCGTGGACGCAGGCGCAGGTCCAACTCCGGCACATCGCCGTGGGTCTGGAGGAAGCTGCCGATTTCCAGCGCCTCGCCGCCCCGCTTCTCTATGCCGACCGCCGGTTCCGCTCGTCCTCCGACGTCATTCTCCGTGGGGCGGGCCCGCAATCGGGCCTCTGGCAGCATGCTATTTCCGGCGACCTGCCGATCGTGTTGCTGCGCATCGACGACATCGAGGACATCGCCCAGGTACGCCAGCTGCTGCGCGCGCGCGAATATTGGCGGATGAAACGCCTCGCCGTGGACCTCGTCATCATCAATGAGCGCGCCTCCTCCTATGTGCAGGACCTGCAGATCGCCATCGAGACGGCGGTGCGCACCAGCGCGTCCCGCCCCCTGCTCGGCGAGGAGCCGGCCATGGGCTCGGTGCATGTGCTGCGGGCCGACCTGATGAGCGTGGAGTCCCGCGCGCTGCTGCACTCGGTTGCCCGTGTTGTGCTGCTGGCGCGGCGCGGGGGGCTCGCCGAGCAGCTGGCGCGCGTGAACCGGCTCCCTGAACCGTCGGCGCCGCGCGCCCCGGCCCGCCCGCAACCGACGATGCAGCCCCACATGCCGGCCCCGGCGCCGCCGGCGCTCGAATTCTTCAATGGCTTGGGTGGCTTCGACAAGGACGGGCGGGAATATGTGACGGTCCTCGGGCGGGAGCGCACGACGCCGGCGCCGTGGATCAATGTCGTCGCCAATGCCGGCTTCGGCTTCCAGATCTCGGCGGAGGGCAGCGGTTACAGCTGGGCGCAGAACAGCCGCGAGAACCAGCTTACCCAATGGTCGAACGACGCGGTGGTCGATCCCACCGGCGAGGCGATCTATGTCCGCGACGAGGTGAGCGGCGAACTGTGGAGCCCGACCGCGCAGCCGATCCGCGACGGCGGCACCTATGTCGCCCGGCACGGCTTCGGCTACAGCCGCTTCACCCATGAGGCGAACGGCATCGGCCTCGACCTGCTGCATTTCGTGCCGCTTGACGATCCCATCAAGATCTCCCGCCTCACCTTGACCAATCTGTCCGGGCGGCCCCGCCGGCTTTCCGTCACCACCTATGCGGAATGGGTGCTCGGCACGGCGCGCGGGGCATCGGCGCCGTTCATTGCCACCGAGAGGGACGGGGAAACCGGCGCGCTGCTCGCCCGCAATCCGTGGAGTTCGTCCTTCGCTTCCCGGGTGACCTTTGCCGATCTCGGCGGGCGGCAGAGCGCCTGGACGGCGGACCGCACCGAGTTTCTCGGCCGCAATGGCGGGCTCGACGCGCCGCGCGCCCTCACCGGCGGGGCGCCGCTCTCCGGCGCCGCCGGCGCGGGGCTGGACCCCTGCGCCGCGCTGCAGACAGTGGTCGAACTCGGCATCGGCGAGAGTGTCGATGTGGTCGCATTCCTCGGGCAATGCGCGTCGTTGGCGGAAACCCGCGCGCTGATCGCCCGCTATCGCCAGACCGATCTCGATGCGGTTCTGGCGACGGTGACGGCCCATTGGGATGCCGTGCTCGGCACCGTGCAGGTCAAGACGCCGGACCGGGCGATGGACATCATGCTGAACGGCTGGCTGCTCTACCAGACGCTCGCCTGCCGCATCACCGCGCGCTCCGCCTTCTACCAGGCGAGCGGCGCCTATGGCTTCCGCGACCAGTTGCAGGATGGCATGGCGCTGACGCTGGCGCTGCCGGACGAGACGCGCGGCCACATCCTGCGCGCGGCCGGGCGGCAGTTCGTCGAGGGCGACGTCCAGCATTGGTGGCTGCCGCAGTCGGGGCAGGGCGTGCGAACCCGGATCTCCGACGATGTCGTCTGGCTCGCCTATGCCACGGCGACCTATATCGGAACGACAGGCGACGCCGCGATCCTCGATGAGAGCGTGCCCTATCTCGACGGGCCACCCCTGGCGCCCGGCGAGCATGATCACTTCTTCCAGCCGATGCCGGCGGACGAGACGGGCCCGCTGTTCGAGCACTGCGCCCGCGGCCTCGACCTCGCGCTGGCGCGCACCGGCCCGCTCGGCCTGCCGCTCATGGGCACAGGCGACTGGAACGACGGCATGAACCGTGTCGGCGAGGGCGGGCAGGGCGAGAGCGTCTGGCTCGGCTGGCTGCTGATCCGCACCATCGAGATGTTCGCGCCGCTGGCGGAATCGCGCGATCCTGAAAGCGCGCGTCGCTGGCGCGCCCATGCCGCCTCGGTGCGGCGTGCCATCGAACGCTCGGCCTGGGGCGGCGACTGGTATCGCCGCGCGACCTTCGACGACGGCACATGGCTTGGCTCTAAGGACAGCGGGGAGTGCTGCATCGACTCGATCGCCCAGTCCTGGGCGGTGCTGTCGGGCGCCGCCGACAGCCTGCGCGCGGCGACCGCCATGGCCTCACTCGAGCGCCACCTCATCTGCACCGACCGGATGATCGCGCCGCTGTTTGCCCCACCCTTCGAGAAGACGCCGCACGATCCCGGCTACATCAAGGGCTATCCGCCCGGCCTGCGCGAGAATGGCGGGCAATACAGCCACGCGGCCATGTGGGCCGTGCTCGCCTTCGCCCGGCTGGGCGAGGGCGACAAGGCGCACGCACTGTTCGCCCTGCTCAACCCGATCAACCATGCCCGCACGCCGGAAGAGACCGAACGCTACAAGACCGAGCCCTATGTCGTCGCCGCCGACGTCTATTCCGTGGCGCCCCATGCCGGGCGCGGCGGCTGGTCCTGGTACACCGGCTCGGCCGGCTGGATGCACCGGGCGGGCGTCGAGGGCCTTCTCGGCATTCGCCGGCAGGGGGACGTGCTCATCGTCGAGCCGACACTCCCCGCAAGCTGGCCGGGCTTCGAGGCGACGGTGACGCTCGGGGAGACGATCTGCCGTGTCGAGGTCCGCGCCATTGGCGAGGCGGAGGAGGGGGCGTCGCGCTGGGGGCTCGACGCGGCCGGCCCCGTCACGCCGGGAGGGTCCGCTCGCATCCCTCTGGATGGGCGCCCGCACGCTCTCCACATGCGGCTGCGCCGCCGATGA
- a CDS encoding sensor histidine kinase — protein MNKLAEVADGRTLAKAIVNTIPEPFLVLDDDLRALAANRSFYDVFKVEPARTIGTLLYALGDGQWNIPALRELLETIIPTRTVMDDFEVEHDFPGVGRRTMLLNGRKVLYDDESATTILLAFRDITERRAVELERRALLHRTEELVRQQQTLLQEMEHRVLNSLQIIASILMLKARAVTSDETRHHLEDAHQRVMSVAAVQRHLHAFGAVDLIAVDAYLAKLCTGLAASMVSESHPIEIRVAADPGEMNSERAVSLGLIVTELVINAIKYAFPMPCGDARVLISYAVDGTSWTLGVADNGIGKDGGMSPHSGGGLGTIIVQALVRSLGAQMDIVSDTSGTAISITKPGSSSN, from the coding sequence ATGAATAAACTCGCGGAAGTCGCTGACGGCCGGACGCTTGCCAAAGCGATTGTGAATACGATTCCGGAGCCCTTCCTGGTGCTGGACGACGACCTTCGGGCCCTCGCTGCCAATCGCTCTTTTTATGACGTCTTCAAGGTCGAGCCGGCGCGGACCATCGGCACCCTGCTTTACGCGCTCGGCGATGGCCAGTGGAACATCCCGGCACTCCGCGAACTGCTGGAGACGATCATCCCGACCCGGACGGTGATGGACGACTTCGAGGTCGAGCATGACTTTCCCGGTGTCGGTCGTCGGACCATGCTGCTCAACGGCCGCAAGGTTCTCTATGACGATGAATCGGCGACGACGATCCTGCTCGCCTTTCGCGACATTACCGAGCGCCGCGCCGTCGAGCTGGAAAGGCGGGCGCTTCTCCACCGTACCGAGGAATTGGTGCGCCAACAGCAGACGCTGCTGCAGGAGATGGAGCACCGCGTGCTCAACAGCCTGCAGATCATCGCCAGCATCCTGATGCTGAAGGCCCGCGCCGTGACATCGGACGAGACGCGCCACCATCTGGAAGACGCGCACCAGCGCGTGATGTCCGTCGCGGCGGTCCAGCGGCACCTCCACGCTTTCGGCGCCGTGGACCTGATCGCGGTCGACGCCTATCTGGCCAAGCTCTGTACCGGCCTTGCCGCCTCCATGGTGAGCGAAAGCCACCCGATCGAGATCCGTGTCGCTGCCGACCCCGGAGAGATGAACTCGGAAAGGGCCGTAAGCCTCGGCCTCATCGTCACCGAACTGGTCATCAACGCGATCAAATACGCATTCCCGATGCCCTGCGGCGACGCGCGGGTGCTGATCTCCTATGCCGTGGATGGCACAAGCTGGACGCTCGGTGTCGCCGACAACGGCATCGGCAAGGATGGGGGCATGTCGCCCCACTCCGGCGGTGGGCTTGGCACCATCATCGTGCAGGCTTTGGTGCGGAGCCTCGGCGCTCAAATGGATATCGTCAGCGACACATCGGGCACGGCGATCTCGATAACGAAGCCTGGCTCATCCTCAAACTAA